In the genome of Deinococcus deserti VCD115, one region contains:
- a CDS encoding UDP-N-acetylmuramoyl-L-alanyl-D-glutamate--2,6-diaminopimelate ligase, which produces MRLHDLAAALNVPTTSLPDLPVVGVTHNAAWVQPGFAFVAIRGAKFDGHSFLQQVREAGAVAVLGEGMPDGMNSPLPYLTVPSARAALADAAAALAGHPSRALKVVGVTGTDGKTTTSWLTRHLLREAGLQTGLLSTVGFELPDGELRHFPAHFTTPEAPQVQQTLQDMVAAGASAVVLEASSHALALDRVRGVDWDVAVWTHLTSEHLDFHGTVENYFADKRRLVERAPFAVLNADDPWTGQLRGVAPAETTYSLDGAGADWQATDIQERLTGLHFQVNSPLGAFDAALPMIGRFNVANALAAMAAAAHLGADAAQLAAGLASFRGVPGRMELVPAGGQEVRVIVDFAHTPPSLEKALSTLRATTTGRLWVLIGSAGGPRDPGKRAPLGEVATRLADHAVFTEEDSRDTPLEDILREMERGARQGGRTNFISIGDRREAIRHVIQAAGSGDTVLLAGKGPEDTLERLTGTLPWNEVQEAREALALRATPSSA; this is translated from the coding sequence ATGCGTCTGCACGATCTGGCCGCCGCTCTGAATGTCCCCACCACCAGCCTGCCGGACCTGCCGGTGGTCGGCGTGACCCACAATGCTGCCTGGGTGCAGCCCGGCTTTGCGTTCGTGGCGATCCGCGGCGCAAAGTTCGACGGCCACAGCTTTCTGCAGCAGGTCAGGGAAGCTGGCGCGGTCGCCGTTCTGGGCGAGGGTATGCCTGACGGTATGAACTCACCGCTGCCCTACCTGACAGTGCCCTCGGCCCGTGCGGCCCTGGCCGACGCGGCAGCAGCCCTGGCCGGGCATCCCAGCCGGGCGCTGAAGGTCGTGGGGGTCACCGGTACCGACGGCAAAACCACCACCAGCTGGCTGACCCGTCATCTGCTGCGCGAGGCTGGCCTGCAGACAGGGCTGCTGTCCACCGTGGGTTTCGAACTGCCTGACGGCGAACTGCGGCATTTTCCGGCCCACTTCACCACCCCTGAGGCCCCGCAGGTGCAACAGACCCTCCAGGACATGGTCGCCGCCGGCGCCAGCGCGGTGGTGCTGGAAGCCAGCAGTCACGCCCTGGCCCTGGACCGGGTACGCGGGGTGGACTGGGACGTGGCGGTATGGACGCACCTGACCAGCGAACATCTGGACTTTCACGGCACGGTGGAAAACTACTTCGCCGACAAGCGCCGGCTGGTCGAGCGCGCGCCGTTTGCGGTCCTGAACGCTGACGACCCCTGGACCGGGCAGCTGCGCGGGGTGGCGCCAGCCGAAACCACCTACAGCCTGGACGGCGCCGGGGCTGACTGGCAGGCCACGGACATCCAGGAACGGCTGACCGGCCTGCATTTCCAGGTTAACTCGCCGCTGGGCGCCTTCGACGCCGCCTTACCGATGATCGGGCGCTTCAACGTGGCCAATGCGCTGGCGGCCATGGCCGCCGCCGCACACCTTGGCGCTGACGCGGCGCAGCTGGCCGCAGGGCTGGCCAGTTTCCGGGGCGTGCCTGGGCGCATGGAACTGGTGCCCGCCGGCGGACAGGAGGTGCGGGTCATCGTGGATTTCGCGCACACGCCGCCCAGCCTGGAAAAAGCACTGAGCACCCTGCGGGCCACCACCACCGGGCGGCTGTGGGTGCTGATCGGCTCGGCCGGTGGTCCCCGTGACCCGGGCAAACGCGCCCCTCTGGGCGAGGTGGCCACCCGTCTGGCCGATCACGCCGTGTTTACCGAGGAAGACAGCCGCGACACGCCGCTGGAAGACATTTTGCGGGAGATGGAACGTGGCGCCCGGCAGGGGGGCCGCACCAACTTCATAAGCATCGGGGACCGGCGTGAGGCGATCAGGCATGTCATTCAGGCGGCGGGCAGTGGCGACACGGTGCTGCTGGCCGGCAAGGGTCCCGAAGACACCCTGGAGCGGCTGACCGGGACCCTGCCCTGGAATGAGGTGCAGGAGGCGCGTGAGGCGCTGGCCCTGCGCGCCACACCCTCTTCAGCGTGA